The DNA segment TCGGCGCCGGGGGGGCGGGACTCCGGGCGGCGATCGCGGCACAGGAAGCCGGGGCCGACGTGGCCATCGTCTCGAAACTCCACCCGGTCCGCTCGCACACGGGCGCGGCCGAAGGCGGAATCAACGCGGCGCTGCGCGACGCCGACTCCTGGCAGGACCACGCGTACGACACCATGAAGGGGTCGGACTACCTCGGCGACGCGCCGGCGGTCGAGGCCCTCTGTAAGGAGAGCCCGGAGGAGGTCATTCAACTGGAACACTGGGGGATGCCGTTCTCCCGCGAGGAGGACGGTCGCGTCTCGCAGCGCCCGTTCGGCGGGCTCTCCTTCCCCCGGACGACGTACGCCGGCGCCGAGACCGGCCACCAGATGCTCCATACGATGTACGAGCAGGTGGTCAAACGCGGCGTCACGGTGTACGACGAGTGGCACGTGATGGACCTGGCAGTCACCGACGAGGAGGACCCGGCCGACCGCACCTGCCACGGCGTCGTCGCCTACGACATCCAGAGCGGCGAGGTGAGCGGCTTCCGAGCCGACGACGGCGTCATCCTCGCGACGGGCGGGATGGGCCAGGTGTTCGACCACACCACCAACGCGGTCGCGAACACCGGCGACGGCGTCGCGATGGCGTACCGCGCGGGCGTCCCGATGGAGGACATGGAGTTCATTCAGTTCCACCCGACGACCCTGCCGTCGACGGGCGTCCTGATCTCCGAGGGCGTCCGCGGCGAGGGCGGCATCCTCTACAACAGCGAGGGCGAGCGCTTCATGTTCGAACACGGGTACGCGAACAACGACGGCGAGCTCGCCTCCCGCGACGTCGTCTCCCGCGCCGAGCTGACCGAGGTCAACGAGGGCCGCGGCATCGAGGACGAGTACGTCCACCTCGACATGCGCCACCTCGGCGAGGAGCGCATCCTCGACCGGCTGGAGAACATCCTCCACCTCGCGGAGGACTTCGAGGGCGCGGACGGGCTCACGGAGCCGATGCCGGTCAAGCCCGGCCAGCACTACGCGATGGGCGGGATCGAGACGAACGAGTTCGGCGAGACCGTCATCGGTGGACTGTACGCCGCCGGCGAGTGCGCCTGCGCGTCGGTCCACGGCGCGAACCGCCTCGGCGGCAACGCGCTCCCGGAGCTCATCGTCTTCGGCAAGCGAGCCGGCCGCCACGCCGCCGGCGAGGACATGGGCGAGGCAGAGATCACGACCGGCAGGGACGGCGAGTGGGAGCCCGCGGAGTACGAGTTCGAGGTCGAGGTCGGCGAGACCGGCGGACAGGGCCCCGCCGCGGCCGACGGCGGCGCGGTGGCGTCCGACGCCGAGAGCGTGCTCGGTACCGCCGTCGAGCGCGCCGAGGGCTACGTCGAGGAGCTCCTCGCGCGCAAGGGCCGCAACCACGCGGAGATCCGCTCGCAGGTCCAGGAGACGA comes from the Halorubrum depositum genome and includes:
- a CDS encoding FAD-binding protein; protein product: MHEHDVIVVGAGGAGLRAAIAAQEAGADVAIVSKLHPVRSHTGAAEGGINAALRDADSWQDHAYDTMKGSDYLGDAPAVEALCKESPEEVIQLEHWGMPFSREEDGRVSQRPFGGLSFPRTTYAGAETGHQMLHTMYEQVVKRGVTVYDEWHVMDLAVTDEEDPADRTCHGVVAYDIQSGEVSGFRADDGVILATGGMGQVFDHTTNAVANTGDGVAMAYRAGVPMEDMEFIQFHPTTLPSTGVLISEGVRGEGGILYNSEGERFMFEHGYANNDGELASRDVVSRAELTEVNEGRGIEDEYVHLDMRHLGEERILDRLENILHLAEDFEGADGLTEPMPVKPGQHYAMGGIETNEFGETVIGGLYAAGECACASVHGANRLGGNALPELIVFGKRAGRHAAGEDMGEAEITTGRDGEWEPAEYEFEVEVGETGGQGPAAADGGAVASDAESVLGTAVERAEGYVEELLARKGRNHAEIRSQVQETMTANVNVFREEGRLEETLGDLHEAREAYKDVAVSDPSRTFNTDLIHTMETRNILDIAEALTMGALARKEFRGAHWRKEHQERKDEEWLKHTLVSWNDGEPELWYKPTILEGEDKTYEPKSRSY